A single Bacteroidales bacterium DNA region contains:
- a CDS encoding helix-turn-helix transcriptional regulator — protein MTFKSCIIIHQSPIVQSGLISILQSYNVEIRETLLDCPDCKLIKEWFGFIVLIDTKHWNFIQKHKKYLLKGDNSIIGIDFTEQPMADFTPFNEVILKTDSQNSVHGKLKRYIEKSTEINLEHQLSSRELDVLKLVAQGNSNKLIAEKLFISIHTVITHRKHITSKLGIKSISGLTLYAVINNMVD, from the coding sequence ATGACCTTTAAAAGTTGCATTATAATCCACCAATCACCCATAGTTCAGAGTGGTTTAATCTCAATTCTGCAATCGTATAATGTGGAGATTCGCGAAACCCTACTGGATTGTCCTGATTGTAAATTGATAAAGGAATGGTTTGGTTTTATTGTTCTTATCGATACAAAACATTGGAATTTTATTCAGAAACACAAAAAATATCTTTTGAAAGGAGACAATTCGATTATTGGTATAGATTTTACCGAACAACCTATGGCAGATTTTACCCCTTTTAACGAAGTTATTCTTAAAACCGATAGTCAAAACTCCGTTCACGGCAAACTGAAAAGATATATTGAAAAATCAACAGAAATAAATTTAGAACATCAACTATCGTCCAGAGAACTTGATGTGTTAAAATTAGTAGCACAGGGAAATAGCAACAAACTTATCGCCGAAAAACTTTTTATTAGCATCCACACAGTAATCACCCACAGGAAACATATAACCAGCAAACTCGGAATTAAATCCATTTCAGGGCTAACTCTCTATGCAGTAATCAATAACATGGTTGATTAG